Proteins found in one Verrucomicrobiota bacterium genomic segment:
- a CDS encoding DUF4040 domain-containing protein, producing the protein MIWIFDLIILIFLVITSIIALQVKDLLSAAMIFGVYSFLMCLLWAGMGAVDVAFTEAAVGAGVSAVFMISTVLRTSRRSSD; encoded by the coding sequence ATGATCTGGATTTTCGACCTGATAATTCTGATTTTCCTGGTGATCACTTCGATCATTGCACTCCAGGTGAAGGACTTGCTCAGTGCGGCGATGATTTTCGGAGTTTACAGTTTTCTCATGTGTCTGCTTTGGGCTGGTATGGGTGCGGTTGATGTCGCCTTTACCGAGGCGGCCGTCGGTGCGGGAGTTAGCGCTGTATTTATGATTTCAACCGTGCTGCGCACATCAAGGAGGTCATCAGATTGA
- the mnhG gene encoding monovalent cation/H(+) antiporter subunit G: protein MIINIISIFIICTGLVFFIGGAVGILRFPDFYTRMHAAGKGDTCSMLLILAGMALYQLHVPSLANFLVVGKMIFIAMFIMSTGPTSTHALIKAGFEEGIKMWTRGKKEEGK, encoded by the coding sequence TTGATTATTAACATCATAAGCATTTTTATTATTTGCACCGGGCTGGTATTTTTCATCGGTGGCGCAGTGGGTATATTGAGATTCCCGGACTTTTATACACGTATGCATGCCGCTGGAAAAGGAGACACCTGTTCCATGCTTCTCATCCTAGCAGGAATGGCGCTGTATCAGCTGCATGTTCCTTCCCTGGCAAATTTCCTGGTCGTTGGTAAAATGATATTTATTGCTATGTTTATCATGTCGACAGGACCGACCAGCACTCACGCTCTTATCAAAGCCGGGTTTGAAGAAGGAATAAAAATGTGGACTCGCGGCAAAAAGGAGGAGGGGAAATGA
- a CDS encoding monovalent cation/H+ antiporter complex subunit F, translated as MENFFVWVGIAILALMVPIIYRMIIGPTAIDRIVAVNVIGTKTTVLLIIIGMLFQRVEMFVDFALTYALLNFIGSIAAARFFDRVNPTKSFADMKAEESGD; from the coding sequence ATGGAGAATTTTTTCGTATGGGTCGGCATAGCCATCCTCGCTCTCATGGTTCCGATCATTTACCGAATGATCATAGGACCCACTGCGATTGACCGGATAGTTGCCGTCAACGTAATCGGGACCAAAACGACGGTCCTACTAATCATCATCGGCATGTTGTTCCAACGGGTGGAAATGTTTGTTGATTTTGCCCTGACCTATGCCCTTCTGAACTTTATTGGATCGATCGCAGCGGCTCGTTTCTTTGATCGGGTAAACCCAACCAAGTCGTTTGCCGATATGAAAGCGGAGGAGTCTGGAGATTGA
- a CDS encoding Na+/H+ antiporter subunit E has product MYRVVIFLILFGGWVVLSGQFDYFHITLGVLSCLFITLISSSFYFTNRSKGFANRLAETARIPGYLLWLLWEIILSNVHILRLALTPGEIKDLDPSLVRVKTKLKTDYGKYILANSITLTPGTITIDIEGDELLIHSISRHTKSGVESETMEQKISKVFEGGDS; this is encoded by the coding sequence ATGTACCGCGTTGTCATTTTTCTGATCTTATTCGGCGGCTGGGTTGTATTATCCGGACAATTTGACTATTTCCACATCACCTTGGGTGTTCTCTCCTGCCTGTTTATAACCCTTATCTCCTCGAGCTTTTACTTTACAAACCGTTCTAAAGGTTTTGCCAACCGCCTGGCTGAAACAGCGAGAATACCCGGTTATTTACTCTGGCTGTTGTGGGAGATTATTCTCTCCAATGTCCACATATTGAGGCTGGCGCTAACACCCGGTGAGATCAAAGACCTCGATCCTTCCCTGGTCCGTGTTAAGACAAAACTTAAGACCGACTATGGTAAATACATACTGGCCAATTCAATCACACTCACTCCCGGTACCATCACCATAGACATCGAAGGAGATGAACTACTCATCCACTCCATCTCGCGACATACCAAGTCGGGTGTTGAGAGTGAGACGATGGAGCAAAAAATCTCTAAAGTATTTGAAGGAGGGGACAGTTAG
- a CDS encoding DUF975 family protein, with amino-acid sequence MIWFYTINGEQKGPVSEDELKQLFDSGLIKLTDLVWREAMSDWASYGSVFEGIQETPTRTTQAGQANKTSPIPVASGANGRTPNYELRASARRALSGRWNQAALFIFLFILLIFASGLVPFGCFILFGPFMLGVHEYFLRLFRKEDPQNNLLFAGFSNFALGLVIYLLIFAIGIAVLMVVGIPIGLLVASIAAVGDSQAGALVPVMIIIIGFGTGVIMVSSIVIQVIFSIGYLIALEEPEIGGVEVLQKCPRILKGYKLKLFMMHLVFLGWSILTIPTLYIGMLWVMPYYYTSLVAFYDDLKAPPSV; translated from the coding sequence ATGATTTGGTTTTACACGATAAATGGTGAGCAAAAAGGTCCTGTTTCAGAAGATGAATTAAAGCAGCTTTTCGATTCTGGGTTGATCAAGCTGACCGACTTGGTGTGGAGGGAAGCAATGAGTGACTGGGCTTCGTATGGTTCAGTGTTTGAAGGAATTCAAGAAACGCCTACGCGGACTACCCAGGCAGGCCAGGCAAATAAAACTTCCCCGATACCTGTGGCTAGCGGTGCCAACGGTCGAACTCCCAACTATGAATTACGTGCTTCAGCCCGCCGAGCTTTATCGGGCCGGTGGAATCAGGCTGCGCTGTTTATCTTCCTGTTCATTTTGCTCATTTTTGCTTCTGGCCTGGTTCCATTTGGATGCTTTATCCTATTCGGACCCTTCATGCTGGGTGTTCACGAATATTTTCTCCGTCTATTTCGTAAGGAGGATCCACAGAACAATCTCTTGTTTGCCGGGTTTTCCAACTTCGCGTTGGGGCTGGTTATTTATTTGCTGATCTTCGCCATCGGTATAGCCGTTCTTATGGTGGTCGGGATTCCGATTGGTTTGCTGGTTGCAAGCATTGCGGCAGTAGGAGACTCACAAGCCGGGGCATTGGTTCCAGTGATGATAATCATCATCGGATTTGGAACTGGGGTGATTATGGTGAGTTCGATAGTGATCCAGGTAATATTTTCCATCGGCTACCTGATTGCATTGGAAGAACCGGAAATCGGTGGCGTAGAGGTTCTTCAAAAGTGCCCCCGGATTCTCAAGGGCTACAAGCTAAAGTTGTTTATGATGCATCTTGTATTTCTCGGTTGGTCCATTCTGACGATACCGACCTTATACATTGGGATGCTTTGGGTGATGCCCTATTATTATACAAGTCTCGTGGCCTTTTATGACGACCTCAAAGCTCCTCCGTCTGTTTGA